The genomic interval GGCCTCCCTCCAGAAGGGTTTCCAGTTCCCGGTAAGCGACCTCGTTTTCGCCGAAGGAGAGATCGTCGCAGAACAGGATGAAACGGTAGGGTAGCTGCCGGAGCCAGGCGGTGATTTCGGGGAGCTGGAAGAAGTCCTCCTTGCGAACCTCCACCATGCGCAGTCCCTGCTTCCCGAACTCCCCGAGCATGCCCTTGACCGCCGAGGACTTTCCGCCGCCGCGCTCCCCCCACAGCAGAACGTTGTTGGCCGGCAGGGACCGGACGAACTGCAGGGTGTTGCGGCGCATCCGCTTCAAAGCGTCGTCGATGCCGAGCAGGTCGGCGAGGTCTGGGATGTCCGGGCTGGTCACCTCGGTGAAGAAGCCCGACGGTTCGTCCCTTTGCCAGCGAAAGGCGTAGTGCTGGCGGAAAGCCTCCGGGTCGGGTTCCCACTCGGCCAGCTGGCGGGAGAGGTGCTCCTCGCCCATGTCGAGCAGGCGCTCCAGGCGTTCCAGAAGGTAGTTCCAGTCGATGTCCACATCCATGGGCGGGTCCCCTCGGTGATGTTAAACTTGTACCAGTAATCCTCTTGAATTTCCAGCGCTTTTTCCACCCGCTCCCAGATTGCATGGAGGGGCGGCCCTGTGCTAGGATCGCCCCGCCGCGGTTCGGCGGAGGGTTCGATGCCGGCGGCCGGGAAGAGGAGATGTCGTGAAACGAACCACAGAAGAGCTTTTTGCCGTCACCGCCCCGGGTCTGGAGGAGGTCTGCGCAGGGGAGCTTTCCGCCCTGGGGATGGAGGCGGTGCGGGCGGTGCCGGGCGGGGTGGAGTTCTCCGGAGGGCTTCGGGAGATCTACCTGGCCAACCTGTGGCTGCGCACCGCGAGCCGGGTTGTGGTCCGCCTGGGGCAGGTCAAGGCCCGCGATTTTCCCGGTCTGTTTCAGGGCGGCGTGCGTCTGCCCTGGGGGAAATTCGTCCGCCCCGGCACCCGGACTCGGGTCCGGGCCGCCAGCCACGCCTCTCGCCTGGGTCACACCGGGCGCATCGCCGCAACCCTGGCCGATGCCGCCGACCGGGCGCTGGGCCGGCCGGGGCCTCCTGGGGACGGCCCGGAGCAGCTGGTCCTGGCCCGTTTCCAGGACGATCTTTGCACCCTCTCCGTCGACAGCTCGGGGGAGTTGCTCCCCCGGCGCGGCTACCGCGAAGAGGGGGCTTCGGCCCCCCTGCGCGAGACCCTCGCGGCGGGCATCCTGCTGCAGCTCGGCTGGGACGGGACGCGCCCCCTGGTCGATCCCATGTGCGGCTCGGGGACCTTCCTGGTTGAAGCGGCCCTGATCGCCGGGAACCGGGCTCCGGGGGCGCGGCGGGTTTTTGCCTTCCAGGGCTGGCCCCGCTACCGTCCGGGGCTCTGGGAAGCGCTGTCGACCGAGGCCGCACGGGCGGAGCGCAACGTTGAAGTGGCCCTGCGGGGTTCGGATTCCGACCCCGGCGCGGTGGCGGCGGCCTCCCGCAACGCCGCGCGGGCGGGGGTGGCGCAGGAGCTGGAACTCGCAGTTGCCGACCTGTCCAGCCTGAAGCCTTCCCCCGGGCCGGGGCTGGTGCTGTGCAATCCGCCCTACGGCGAACGCCTCGAACGGGACAGCGATCTCCGCCCCCTGTTCCGCACTCTGGGCCAGGTCTACCGGCAGGCTTTCGGCGGGTGGCGGGGCGCCCTGCTCTGCCCGGATCGAAGACTGGCCGAGGCCACGGGGCTGACTCTGGCCAAGCGCGCCGCGCTGGTCAACGGCGGCATCCGGGTGGCCCTGTTTACGGCCCGGCTTTAGGTCGAAGAAAATTCTTGACCTTCGGCCGGGAATGAATTAGGGTGCCAACTTGCCCTTGCGGATCGTCAGGTTCGCGGGGGTCCGATATGGAAGCGAAAGCGAGGTGATTCGTCCGTGGAAATCCAGGTCATCGACGGCAACGTCTAGAAGGCCATCCGGGTTCTCAAGCGTAAGCTGCAGCAGGAGGGGCTGTTTCGTGAAATGAAGCAGCGCAAGTTCTACGAAAAGCCCTCTGTCAAGCGCAAGCGCAAGGAGAAGGAGGCCCAGCGCCGTCTGCGCAAGAAAATGCGCATGATGCGTCGCGATTAATACACCCCGCTCGAAAGATATTTTGTTCAAGCCGAAAGGCCGGTCCCCGCGACCGGCCTTTCGCATTTCGGGGGGTGACTTTAGGCTGGACTTGGGGGCAATGAATTGCTATTAATAACCCGGTCCGCGAGGGCCGCAGGCACGCTATTTCATCACCCCGACAGGAGGTCGTCACATGGGAGACACGGTTCACTACAGCGACCTGGGTCTGGTCAACACCCGGGAAATGTTCACCAAGGCGGTCGGTGGCGGCTACGCCATCCCGGCCTACAACTTCAACAATCTCGAGCAGCTGCAGGCGATCGTCACGGCCTGCGCCGAGACCAGCTCCCCGGTCATCATCCAGGTGAGCAAGGGGGCCCGCGAGTACGCCAACGCCACCATGCTGCGCTACATGGCCATGGGCGCCGTGAAGATGGCCCGTGAGATGGGCTCCCAGATCCCCGTCTGCCTGCACCTCGACCACGGCGACTCCTTCGAGATCTGCAAGAGCTGCGTCGACAACGGCTTTTCCTCCGTGATGATCGACGGCTCCCACCTTCCGTATGACGAGAACGTCGCCCTGACCAAGCGGGTCGTCGAGTACGCCCACCGGTTCGACGTCACCGTCGAGGGCGAGCTCGGGGTGCTGGCCGGCATCGAGGACGATGTCCAGGCCGAGGAGTCCACCTACACCAAGCCCGAGGAGGTCGAGGACTTCGTCAAGAAGACCGGCGTCGATTCCCTCGCCATCTCCATAGGCACCAGCCACGGCGCCTACAAGTTCAAGCTGCAGGAAGGCGAGGAGGTGCCGCCCCTGCGTTTCGACATCCTCGAGGAGTGCCAGAAGCGCCTCCCCGGCTTTCCCATCGTCCTGCACGGCGCATCGAGCGTCGTCCAGTAGTACGTTCAGCTGATCAACCAGTACGGCGGCAAGATGGAAGGGGCCGTCGTGGTGCCCGAAGAGCAGCTGCGCCGTGCCGCCGCCAGCGCCGTGTGCAAGATCAACATCGATTCGGACGGCCGGCTCGCCGTCACCGCCAAGGTGCGCGAGTACATGGCCGCCCATCCCGGCGAG from Desulfuromonas sp. carries:
- a CDS encoding ATP-binding protein translates to MDVDIDWNYLLERLERLLDMGEEHLSRQLAEWEPDPEAFRQHYAFRWQRDEPSGFFTEVTSPDIPDLADLLGIDDALKRMRRNTLQFVRSLPANNVLLWGERGGGKSSAVKGMLGEFGKQGLRMVEVRKEDFFQLPEITAWLRQLPYRFILFCDDLSFGENEVAYRELETLLEGGLEARPDNVLVYATSNSRHPVPERPAEKTGGAEIRPEEEAAEKLPLADCFGVTLGFHPMDQATYLAITRHLARKRGLAPGREQLEREALHWARDRGARSGRVARQLIDDLAGQLALRGAASKDPA
- a CDS encoding class I SAM-dependent RNA methyltransferase: MKRTTEELFAVTAPGLEEVCAGELSALGMEAVRAVPGGVEFSGGLREIYLANLWLRTASRVVVRLGQVKARDFPGLFQGGVRLPWGKFVRPGTRTRVRAASHASRLGHTGRIAATLADAADRALGRPGPPGDGPEQLVLARFQDDLCTLSVDSSGELLPRRGYREEGASAPLRETLAAGILLQLGWDGTRPLVDPMCGSGTFLVEAALIAGNRAPGARRVFAFQGWPRYRPGLWEALSTEAARAERNVEVALRGSDSDPGAVAAASRNAARAGVAQELELAVADLSSLKPSPGPGLVLCNPPYGERLERDSDLRPLFRTLGQVYRQAFGGWRGALLCPDRRLAEATGLTLAKRAALVNGGIRVALFTARL
- the rpsU gene encoding 30S ribosomal protein S21 codes for the protein MRVLKRKLQQEGLFREMKQRKFYEKPSVKRKRKEKEAQRRLRKKMRMMRRD